The Lolium rigidum isolate FL_2022 chromosome 2, APGP_CSIRO_Lrig_0.1, whole genome shotgun sequence genomic interval ACATAAATTGTAGCTTCACCCATGTTTCCTTCTACATGAGTTTTGTAACTCCTATTTGGTTACCTTCATTTTCTCCATTCTCACCATAAGATTTCAATTTCAGTGCCCTGCCTTCCCAAGTCATGAAATGCATGATGGAGGATCTCCCAGAGCCACTGCTTGGAGAGGTCGTCAAGAGGATTACCAGGGCAAGTGATCGTAAATCTCTTTCCCTCGTGTCGAAGCAGCTCTACACTCTTGAAGCTGAGCATAGGGATGCTATCCGCGTTGGCTGTGGACTTGGCCCTGCAACACAAGCTTTGAAATCACTCTTCTCCCGATTCCCAAATCTGTGCAAGGTGGAGATCAATTACTCTGGTTGGACGTCCAGCCATGGGGAGCAGTTGAACAAACAGGGGCTCTGTGTGTTATCTTCTCACTGTCCCCTCCTGTCTGATCTCAACTTAAGCTTTTGCTCAAACATTGACGACTCTGGTCTAGCTTATCTATCTTGTTGCATGAAGCTGAGGTCCTTCAGGCTTATCAGCGCACCCGCAATAAGTTGGCGTGGCCTTTCTTTGGTGGTTGTTGGTTGCAAACTTCTTTCTGTTCTCCACCTTGTCGACTGTATGGCAATATCCATCGAGGAGTGGCTAGTGTACCTTGGTACATATGGATCATTGGAAGAACTAGTGGTGAAGGATTGCAAAGAAATCAGCCAGTATGACCTCCTAAAGTTTGGTCCAGGATGGGCAAAACTCCAAAAGTTCGAGTTCGAAATTAATGGATATTACTGGGCGACTGCGCCCCGTGATCCGTCCTACGTGGCTGGCTACCCATATAGCTATGACATCTGCTGTGAGAATTTGAAGGATCTTAGGCTGGCTCATATTGTAACTGATAAAGAAATTGGTCTTCGTTCCCTCCTGGGGAAGTGCAAAGCATTGGAGACACTTTGCCTGGAGTATGTTTTTGGCCTAGATGAGAATGAGATGATTGCGCTATTCCAGAGCTGCAGCAACCTTAAAATCATCTTACTTCGGCTGATGCCATTGCGTTTTTATTCTGAGCATAAACGTGAATATAGGACAGCACTGACTGATGACAGCCTTAAGGCTCTAGCTCTCAGCTGCCCTATGCTTCAGGTTGTTGAGTTCACCTTcacatattgctttcccgattacCCAACTCAAATAGGCTTCACACAAAATGGCATTGTGACCCTCATCCAATCTTGTCAAATCCGCGCCCTTTTGCTAAATGGTGCAAACATTTTCTATGACTATGGGATGAAGGGTCTTTCAACCTCTAAGTCTCTGGAGACACTTGAGCTTGTGGATTGCAATTCTATTACTGATGCTGGGATGGATTTCATTATTCAGGCTCCTTGCTTGAGTAATCTCACACTCCGCAAATGCGCACGTGTGACAGACAAGGGAATGGCTATGCTGGCACGTTCCGGCAAGCTGGAGTCGTTGACCGTCATAGGGTGCTGGCAGATATCTCAGATGGGCGTACTCGGTGCTGCCAAATCAGTTCAATACTCTGCAAAGGTTGAAAGCCATGACAGTCTGAAGGGAATGAAGACGCAACTAAGTGATATTGATGTTTTCTAGTGACCAACTTCAATGGCCCAGAGATCTTACTTTTCAGCACCCCAGGAATTCGTTTGAACTGAAGTAGTAGTGTATCAACTTTTATCCCTTCCTAGCTTGTTGCCTATAGCTTCCTGCAATGTATTGTTTGTGTTGCGGATTCTGATTCACCGTTCACCATGTAAACAGTGGGGTCATAGTGATGATGATTGGGCCAAGGAAATATGACTTTGAGACATTTTTTTAAAATCTTTATGGGGAAAGAAATAGTATGCTCTTTGACTGTTTTGTATGTGCTTTGTCACGAGTGGATAGAAAGGAAACTTGTTGTTTGGTTCTACTCTGGAATTGGTTTTTTTTAGTAGAGTGTAGAAAACATTATACTTCCTTTTGCCACTCTGGTGTGCCATTCTGGTCAAATTATGCTATTTCTTGGCTCTGCATATCTGAGCTACGATTATACTTTTTCCATGTGAAATAAAGGTGCTGCGCTGCACCGGCAGTCTTGTAGTGCTACCATAGTACCATCCTTTTGCCCTTTTGTGGTGCTGCCAAATCAGTTCACTATTTTGCAGAGATTGAAAGCCAGGACAGTCTGAAGGAGATGAAGATGAATCAGTATCGGAAGTAAGTTTTGGCATTTTCTTGTGACCAGCTTCAGTGCCTCAGAGATTCTTATATGGTGTCAGGCTTTAAATAGCAGTCGCCTTCTATAATGCCTTTTGTGGAGACTCTTTTCCTGTATAGCTGTGTGGGTGTTTTGATTTTGAAGGAACAAGAAGATATTTTCGTTGCTTTTGAAACAACATCGTGCTATCCTTCATATTATGTGTCCACTTCACTCAGTGATGGAATGTTTAGTGACTTGCTCCGAATTATACCTGGGTGGAGGAAGTAGTGTCTAAGCTCAAGCTTCAAATCTGAACTTGCCGCTTGAAGGGGTTCGTCAGTAGTTTATTTTCTGTGCTTCTACACTTGAATGCTAATTTAAATCTGTAATGTTTAGTTGGTTGTCGTAATCTGTTTGCTGTTTGGTTCTTTAATTTAAGCTGCTGACACCAGAACCTACTATATTTATGTATTGTATAACTTGCTTTAGTGAATAAGGATGGCCTTCATGCCTTTTGTCTCGAAATTATTCCTTTGCAATTCATCACAAAATGTTTGCAACCCTGTTTCCGCTAGTTTCAGCGAATAACACATCTTTGGTTTATAGAAGTGTTTATTTACTCATAGTTTCATGAGTCATTTCTTAGTATTCATTGTGCTTGTATGTAGTAAAGTCCAGTTTTTGTTTGTATGCATGATTCTTTCTTAGTATTCGTTGCGATCACCATGCTCAGTTCACTGAGATTGTGATGTGGTACATATACATATGAAGTTCTCCTTTTCCTGAAGAAATATTTTCTTGGGAAGTTGGGTTCATGTAAGTCAAAAGAAAAAATCAAATTCAACAAGCTCCTATTCTTAGTGACATATTAAATTTATCTTATTGTTTTGTTCCAAGCCATACTGTACTGTCCATTTTACCTTTGATAAGTGCCAGTTGTACATTTCTGTTCAAGAATCTATTGTTTCTTCCTATCAATTCTTATGAGCAAGTCCGTAATTTCAAGTAAATTTTGCACTCCTGTTATTTGCACCAATATTTTTTGCTTTTGGCCCCAACTACATTACAGTCTTATTAGTTGCATTAATGTTTTGTGGTTCTACTTGTACTTATACTCCCACTCTTGTTTTCTATTAAATAACTGTATTAGAGGTTTGTTTATATAGTACTTAAAATGGAATTAAGTTCCAGCTTTTCTATGACTGAAGCTTCTGTAGGCCTGTAGCAATAGCTCTATCTAGAACATGAGTATTACCCCTAGTTGGCACTTTCCCATAGTAAGCATGGAAAATCAGCTAGTACAAGCTTTTTGCTGTTATTAATTATTATTTGCAGCAGTACCCGCTTAACGTTAACATGGTAGGGTTGAGATGTTGATCGAGATGTGTAACAACAGCCTCAAAACAGGGCACCAGCTTACTTGCAGGCGAGAGGTAAGGAACTGGTCATGGAAGTGTCTGACGTAGATGGAAGCGGATCTTTACAAGGCGCTCCGATGCCATGGCCCCGTTGTTGTTTCAGGTATTTATCTTATTATCTATCACCAGCTCTGTAAAGTTTCTTGTTTCCATGTACATCACCACCGGGAGGTTGTGGTATCATGGGACCGACTTAAAGTTGTGATGTTCGACTACACTAGGTTCCCTGGGGGATTTTGTGCAAGGAGTGTTACTAAATCAAGTTGGCCTCAACAGATGTCCACTAGCAATGCGTGAGGTGATGGCTCAACATCAGAAATCTTTATCTCGGTTTACCACGCTGCTGTGCAGCTGGTTGAATTAGTGATTAGTTTGTCGACTAACCAGGCGAAGGTGTTAAGATCTGAAATGCAGTTGATGGTGAGATAAGAATTCATATCTGCTGAGCTTTTGTATTCACACAGTATGCTCATACTAGGTGCAGAAGAATTCTACAGAGTTGAGTAGCTTGAGGTTTACTTCATGGGCTTCAGACACATGGAATGTCTTGAGGTTCAGGAAACACTCAATCATTGGTCTGAGATGGAAACGACGTCTCACAAGTTGGAACCTGAAAGAGTTTGTTTGGATTAAAACGCCACACTAGGGGATTGTCGCCGAGACAGAAGCCGCCGTGACTACAAAGGTATGCTCAGTGATGATCATAGCACATTAGTAGCGCCCTCCGGTACTTGCTGGAAGCAACAAAGGTAAGCTCAGTAAAAAGCCAggcttatgtgatgaacttgatgatTACAAGCTTCCTTCCTTAATCACCCAACTCATACCCGTCAGTACTGTTtccagaaaggaaaaaaaaacgaaGTATTTGGACAAGTTATTTGAAAGCCCATATTGCATACGGCCTGGCCCAGTTTAACGCAACAGAAATCAGCCCACATGGCTATCTTCTCCGCCGCCAGAACTCACTCACCCACGCCGCGAGACGACGAGGGTTTTGCCctggagctcgccgtcgccgccggcccagTGGCCAGGGCTCCCGCCTGCCTCCACGCTCCCGAAGCCGCCGTTTCCGCTCCGGGCATCCTTCCCGTAGCCGGTTCTATTGCTCGGCAATTCTCTCCGAGGTACGGATTTGGGCTGACTTCTTTCCCCTTTTCAGCGGCCTTGATTAATTGTGCCGCCCGAGAGAGACTAGTAACAAGGCGAACTCGATTGATGCAGTTACCTCTGGAGATTTCCGTCGTGTACTGTCTAGGTGGAATCGAATTTTTCAGTTGGTTCCGTACTGCCGTGCCTAGGTCGACCGGACCGTTGCTGCTTGTTCTGTTAGTGCCACTAGCTATCATGTGTGAACCTGGATGGATTCTGTACTAAATGCAACTGGGAATAGTTTGTTTCAGTTCGTAGCACAGCGTCTAGAGGTCATTACATGCTGTTATCTTGGCGTGTGGCTGCCTGGTTCGGTACTTCCGCACATATGTTCATTACAGTTCAACAGGCGAAAGTTTGTACGCAAACTCAACCCCCCTTGTTGCAGTTCAACAGGCGAATGTTTGTAATTTATCCCCTCAAACCCAACCCCCCGTGTTGCAGCGATTTAATGTAATTAGGGTGTTATAGTTCGGTATATTTTTTCTTGTAACTATTTTGCTCCAGGATTGAGATACAAATACAACCAGGGTGCTGCCTTAATTAGCATTCTCTGTTAAAAAGAACTAGTCCAGCAGGGGAGCAGCTTCGGTAGAAATTAACCAGGTTGGAGATAACTGAGAGATACGAGCGCTCTTGGCACGAGTTGAACCCTAATGTACTAAGCTTCAGTCCAGTTCCTAATTAGCGTTTGTCATACAGAATATAGCACACAAAACATTTCATTTTTCTAGAGATATATAAACGTTAGCTTATCCTATATATTATTTTTATACACAGGTTCTACAACTCCTATCTGATTATCTTGATGTGTTCTAATTTCAGCGCCCTGCCCGTCCCAAGTCGTGTAGCCGCAGTAAGCGATGGAGGATCTCCCGGAGCCACTGCTTGCAGATATCCTCAGGAGGATTACCAGGGCAAGCGATCTTAATTCTCTTTCCCTCGTGTCGAAGCAGCTCTACACCTTTGAAGGGGGGCATAGGGATGCTATCTGCATTGGCTGTGGACTTAACACTGCAACAGAAGCCTTGACATCACTGCTCTCCCGATTCTCCAATCTGTCTAAAGTAGAGATCAATTACTCTGGTTGGACGCCCAGCCACGGGGAGCAGTTCAACGAACATTGCCTCTCTGTGTTATCATCTCAATGTCCCTTGCTGTCTGATCTCACCTTAAGCTTTTACTCAAACATCCAGGATGCTAGTATGGCTTATCTGGCTCGTTGCACAAAGTTGAGATGCCTCAAGCTTATCAGTGCACCCGCAATAAGTTGGTGTGGCCTTTCTTTGGTGGCGGTTGTTTGCAAACATCTTTCTGTTCTCCACCTTGTTGACTGTATAGCAGTATCTGTTGATGGGTGGCTAGCGTACCTTGGTAGACATGGATCATTGGAAGAATTAGTGGTGAAGGATTGCAAAGAAATCAGCCAATATGACCTCCTAAAGTTTGGTCCAGGATGGCAAAAGCTCCAGAAGTTTGAGTTCGAAATTAATGGA includes:
- the LOC124688727 gene encoding F-box/LRR-repeat protein 14-like, with the protein product MKCMMEDLPEPLLGEVVKRITRASDRKSLSLVSKQLYTLEAEHRDAIRVGCGLGPATQALKSLFSRFPNLCKVEINYSGWTSSHGEQLNKQGLCVLSSHCPLLSDLNLSFCSNIDDSGLAYLSCCMKLRSFRLISAPAISWRGLSLVVVGCKLLSVLHLVDCMAISIEEWLVYLGTYGSLEELVVKDCKEISQYDLLKFGPGWAKLQKFEFEINGYYWATAPRDPSYVAGYPYSYDICCENLKDLRLAHIVTDKEIGLRSLLGKCKALETLCLEYVFGLDENEMIALFQSCSNLKIILLRLMPLRFYSEHKREYRTALTDDSLKALALSCPMLQVVEFTFTYCFPDYPTQIGFTQNGIVTLIQSCQIRALLLNGANIFYDYGMKGLSTSKSLETLELVDCNSITDAGMDFIIQAPCLSNLTLRKCARVTDKGMAMLARSGKLESLTVIGCWQISQMGVLGAAKSVQYSAKVESHDSLKGMKTQLSDIDVF